aaaagGTTAATCATTTAATAgggaaaataatcagcagcttaatctgtgatgaaaataattgttaattgcagccttGAACAAATATTATTAGgagaaaatgtaacaaagacaCCTTTTTTGTGGCTATAATATACACTGTATTTATGTGAACTTGCACCTCAAGACTTTAGTGATGTCACTTAACAATGTTATGTAGATATTAAAAAACCTCCATAAACTGATCTCTCATACAACAGGTTTCactctgaagaagaagaagatttctACATCAACACCTCacagatgaaaaacaataataacagcaaTGTCACATCCGACGATGATAATAGTGATGCAACCGACCCCTATTTTGTTGAaccatattttatatatgtgaTAACATGCGTAATCATTAGTATCGGCCTTCCTTTGACTGTAGCGGCCATCTACTCTCTTTATTCCCAGGTGAGTACTTTATGACTaagatttattaattttaggTCATGTGTCTGTCATACAGTCTGTCTGTAAAGAATCTTCATCCTGCTTGGGGGCTGGAAGGAAGTCTTGTAATGACCTATAATTTTAAGCTAATTGGACCTTAAACACATGCAGTTAACATGTGTAGCTTCATTCCAGCTTCTCTTAAGGTGAAGTTAACAGCATCATTAACTTGTAGAGAAGAAATTGTCATAAAAGATTTGTCAGGACAATTTGTACAGCATTATTTGAGCTCATTATTTTGGGATTTGATTTAAACAATCAAGAAATATATgttctatatatatgtatatgttctTGTGGTTGAGTCTTGTAGCACTGATTGGCCAGTGTGTCATATTTGATGACACATTGGTCGATGCATGACTGTTTCTGACTGAAATTGCTGGGCAGAGCAAAATTACATATATGACAATACTTTCCATCCActtgtatttttgcacattttgtgcaaaggtcctaaatgaaaattgaaaaaaaaaaaaatgtttccagctgcttttctatatttctaCCATTGTTTTCTTGCAGGTGCAAAATAACAATGTTGCTCCAATCTACATCATCAACCTCCTCATCTCTGACATCATTCAGTTCTGTTGCATGATCGTAAAAAAGGCAAGACCTGACTGGAAGAACAATGAAATCTTCTATTATATTTACTGCTTTGGTGTGCTGGCCAGTGTTGGCTTCATGGTCTGTGTCGCCCTGGAAAGGTAGCTATCTGTctatcatgtatgtttttagcTACTTCCATGTGTATGACCATTATATTACCATATAAATCTGAAGCTCCTCAAAGTCAGGAATATTCTGTATGTGATGATAGACTGTGTATCTTGTgttacaggtatttggtcatcGCATGGCCACTGTGGTACCGCTTCAGAAGCACCATCAAGATCTCTCTCGTGGTCTGTGTCGTGGTCTGGACCCTTCCTCTTGTTTATGTCCTTCCTCACTATTACTGGAATGATCATAGGGTCACAAACACCCTTACCGCCGTCTTCTTCCTCGTTCCTTTCCCACTGCTCATATTCTTCCTGGGTGGGACCCTCAAATCGCTGTTTGCTGCCATCTCAGTCCcctctgatgaaaaacgacgaATTGTGGGAATTTTGGTCCTGGTGCTGCTCATCTACACGCTGGTGTTTCTACCCAAAATCATCTGGATTCTGGTAGAAGAAGCCAGAGATAATGATACCTTCGACAACCTGACTTTCATTCTTCTCAGATTCAGTCCTCTTGCAGACTtgattctgtatgttttcatgagGAAAGGGGCCATAGACAAGCTTTTggcctctctgtgttgttgcagaATGGACAGTGATGATAACAGCAGATCATCAGTATGAAAgacaacaacatgtacacagTCAGCTCCAtgcaggcagagaaagagggagaaagaaaagggagaaaacagATGTTAACTGTAATGTTTCTGAATGTTAACTAAAATGCACTTAAACTAGcaaaaaagagataaataaaGTGTTTGCTGTATGACAACAACAGACTTTGTGCCACATCATTAGTTGAAATGTTGGTGTCAGTTATGCTCAAAGAAAACTAATAACACCGTTTGTTGTCAGCCAGTGCTGTGACCATCACAAGTAGATGTAAAGGAAGCATTGTTTTGATTATGTTGTGAGAGAAGTGGTTGGTGGGAAATGTTTGTCCATGCAGGTTAACTTTTTCTGGTTCACTGTTAGGGCTTCAACAAATGTGCATTAAGTTGATGTCTATCATTATTATCCTCtgaaggggacataacatgctttttgtgattttctgtcatttatattcataatttaagtctgccaaggggcagcttcctggagctggccaatcagaacagagtgggctcatcaagggggggccttaaagagacagtagcTAAAACGACctctttcagacagaggctgaactgaggggctgcataaaggggcagtattagataaataaggagttttttgaactgtaagtcatgaaaaatattccagtagagctccagaataagattatagacctggaaatgtgcatgttatgtcccctttaatcaAAGAAGCAAACCAGATATTATTAGTTGATCAACTGAGCTGTTCAACACCATGATCACCCTGTTATTATAGCTGCCACTCCGTCTTATTTCTACAGGGAGATCATCATATCAAGTCTAtagactttcttcttctttagccTCTAATACACATTATAATATGTTACTTTTTCCTACTTATAACTATGTATGTCTATTATTGTGTGTGGGGGgtatttttatgcataaaagttaaacaacatatgatttatttctttttatttaatataagttATATTTTAGGGGGTTTTGTGGTCGGCATGCTATGGCTTGGCAATACTGATAAcatcttatattattatacacaGTACTTTTATAAGAAATTgtacattttctggaaattctaTAAAAATGTTTCTAGTCAAAAATGAGAATGTTTCCTTTTTACTAATTATGTGAATTAAACCctacaaatcaacaaaatctcTGCTGATTGTTTCTTGTGTATATCATCATATAGCACAACTCTACTGTTGTGTAATACCATGGAggcattttgcttttttttcaaatcaccAACGTATGTTTATTCATGTTAAGTTCTCATACTTTTGAGATAATAATTTGGGGCAgaaattatatcatatttttcacTATAAGTTACAGTAGTGAGGCCTACTGTTCATTTCCCCCTTCTATAACTTGTTGATTACCAACTGTTGCACTAATCAGCTGacactgcaacagcagagatccaacaaaaacatatttcccacAATCTCTTTAAATACTTTGACTTTCTGCAGGGTGACactttataaagaaaaacatgcattttcagaaGATAACGTATGATTGCTAAGAGCTTAAGGTTACTACTTGATAAGTTGTATATTGTACACAAAAGATGATAAATTATAGTAGttgtaatgtatttaatcaTATGTGATTAaagaacagtttaaaaaacaagtacTGAGTCATTTCAACTCCATTCAGAGCACACATCTGTCATTTTACTCTCCCCAGCCCAAAATACCTGTTTGGTTAGTCCACAGATACCTTTGGAACTGaaatcttgtattttaaagttttctctctgactttttAGGCATTACTGTGACTGAATTTCTCTGCACAATTTATGTGCATTGCaatgacaaaactgaaaaagtttTGGCTAACCTGAAGGATAAAAACTCATTTAGAGCATCAAACAGTCCTGATTGTCTgctcatatgaaaaaaaaaaaaaaaaaacaactaaaaagccACAAGCAGAACAGACTAATGTGAGCTACATGACATATTTCCATCCAGCCTGAATGATACCTTCATATAACTGATTAGATGTATAGGTTAAATGGCCATGGAGTGAGTTATCCTAAGTGATGTACAAATAAGGTACATGGAAAAGTTCAACCCTAAAAAGGCAGCTGTCTCATGCCATTgttaaagtgtatgcagcagctgtttcctcctgagAGTTTTGGCTATAGACCTGTCTCTGCCCCCCAGTGGAATGTGCCGGTGGTGCACGAGGCCCTAGTGAGTGATCCCTATGAGCCTCTGGAGCGCTCCTCTCTGAAGGCGTTGTCATTCAAaacagctttgctgcttgcgCTGACCTCAGCTATGAGAGTGAGCGAACTGTGCGCCCTGTCGGTTCACCCTAGCTGTTTCGTGGTGACCACAGCGGGGCTACTCTCAGACCGCCTGACTGATTTTTATAACTATCAGATTTATAGTTTCTAACCCTCTGACACTGCAGAGATCCAACAGGACACTCATACAAGTCAAGAGGTTATTTTGAAAGCCATGATCCTGTAAAAGGCCACAAGGCTgctaaatgtcagttttattcCTTTTCAGTGTCTAATACAGATATCCAGCGTCCATTGTTGGCTTTCATCGTACTCTTCCAATATCAAACTAACAAGTGGCAGTTTTTGCTCTGAGCAAAATATTGTGAGGTTTATTTGAGTGATATTCCTGTCTGTTAACATCAGAGTTGAGctgaatattaaaagaaaaaacaagaatttaacTTAGATATGACAAGtattaattatcatttattatgCATGCTATTGTTATGCTAATATGTATCAAACCTGTTTTGACCCCCGAAGTGATGAAATGTATGGAAATAACTATGGTGAGCAACCTGCAGTCTGAGGAAGGCCCACAGTTAGACCCATACCAATTTGCATACAGACACCACAGAGGAACTGATGATGTAATCACTAGTATAGTGCACATGGTCACTAAACAGACTTTGTTTCCCTTATGCTAAATAACTCTGATGTCCAGGACCAGATGTATAAGTCTAAAATACAGAACTTTTTACAGTGGTGTGATGAACATCATCTCACCCTCAACACAAAAAGTTGGACTCTTTCAAGTACCTGGGCATCCACATGGATAATAAACCAGTATGAAATGTATCTGTCAAAGACGTGAACTGTCTGATCTAGAGCACTCAGGGAGCAGAA
This genomic interval from Thunnus thynnus chromosome 14, fThuThy2.1, whole genome shotgun sequence contains the following:
- the LOC137197454 gene encoding ovarian cancer G-protein coupled receptor 1-like, producing MCSFIPASLKVQNNNVAPIYIINLLISDIIQFCCMIVKKARPDWKNNEIFYYIYCFGVLASVGFMVCVALERYLVIAWPLWYRFRSTIKISLVVCVVVWTLPLVYVLPHYYWNDHRVTNTLTAVFFLVPFPLLIFFLGGTLKSLFAAISVPSDEKRRIVGILVLVLLIYTLVFLPKIIWILVEEARDNDTFDNLTFILLRFSPLADLILYVFMRKGAIDKLLASLCCCRMDSDDNSRSSV